Proteins found in one Pelmatolapia mariae isolate MD_Pm_ZW linkage group LG7, Pm_UMD_F_2, whole genome shotgun sequence genomic segment:
- the LOC134632234 gene encoding excitatory amino acid transporter 1-like: MQRIRESIHIRTMKAKRKVEEISKEDVQAFLKKNSFVLFTVGAVIVGIVLGFALRPYKMTYREVKYFSFPGELLMRMLQMLVLPLLISSLITGMAALDSKASGKMGMRAVIYYMTTTIIAVFIGIIIVLIIHPGKGSKDEFGKQQTIEQVSPADAFLDLIRNMFPPNLVQACTQQFKTKYGKRTVHVTVTVNDTLFNSTNGTQETMEITREEVIPVPGQVNGVNALGLVVFSMCFGLIIGNMKEQGQLLRDFFDSLNEAIMRLVAIIMWYAPIGILFLIAGKIVEMDDLTQMGGQLGMYTITVIIGLMIHAVLILPTLYFVITRQNPFIFIAGLLQALVTALGTSSSSATLPVTFKCLEENNRIDKRITRFVLPVGATINMDGTALYEALAAIFIAQVNNMEMNFGQIITISITATAASIGAAGIPQAGLVTMVIVLTSVGLPTDDITLIIAVDWFLDRLRTTTNVLGDSIGAGIVEFLSRHELRSRDVEMGNSVLEEKERKKPYKLISQDSDFENDKRGHSESNM, translated from the exons ATGCAGCGCATCAGGGAAAGCATTCACATTCGCACCATGAAGGCCAAGAGAAAAGTGGAGGAGATCTCTAAAGAGGACGTCCAGGCCTTCCTGAAGAAGAACTCCTTTGTGCTCTTCACAGTTGGAGCAGTTATTGTAG GAATCGTTCTCGGATTCGCGCTGCGCCCCTACAAAATGACCTATCGAGAAGTGAAGTACTTCTCCTTCCCTGGAGAGCTGCTGATGAGGATGCTGCAGATGTTGGTCCTGCCTTTGCTGATCTCCAGTCTAATAACAG GAATGGCAGCTTTGGACAGCAAAGCCTCAGGAAAGATGGGCATGAGAGCCGTGATTTACTACATGACCACAACCATTATCGCAGTGTTCATCGGTATCATCATCGTGCTCATCATCCACCCGGGAAAAGGCTCTAAAGATGAGTTTGGGAAGCAGCAGACCATCGAGCAAGTCAGTCCCGCTGATGCCTTCCTGGACCTGATCAG AAATATGTTCCCACCAAACTTGGTCCAAGCCTGCACGCAACAG TTCAAAACCAAATATGGAAAACGAACAGTTCATGTGACGGTGACTGTGAATGACACCCTCTTTAACTCAACCAACGGCACCCAGGAGACCATGGAGATCACAAGAGAGGAAGTCATCCCGGTGCCGGGTCAAGTGAACGGGGTCAATGCTCTCGGGCTGGTGGTCTTCTCCATGTGCTTTGGTCTAATCATTGGCAACATGAAAGAGCAGGGCCAGCTCCTGCGGGATTTTTTTGACAGCCTGAACGAAGCCATCATGCGCCTGGTCGCCATCATTATGTG GTATGCTCCCATTGGCATCTTGTTCCTGATTGCAGGAAAGATTGTGGAGATGGACGATCTGACCCAGATGGGTGGCCAGCTGGGCATGTATACCATCACGGTCATCATCGGCTTGATGATCCATGCTGTTCTTATTCTGCCCACTCTTTATTTTGTCATTACTCGCCAGAACCCCTTCATCTTCATCGCAGGGCTCCTGCAAGCTTTGGTAACGGCTCTGGGGACCTCCTCCAG CTCGGCCACGCTGCCAGTCACCTTTAAATGtctggaagaaaacaacagaatcgATAAGAGGATCACTCGCTTCGTGCTGCCCGTGGGCGCCACCATCAACATGGACGGAACCGCTCTGTATGAAGCATTGGCAGCCATCTTCATTGCTCAGGTCAACAACATGGAGATGAACTTTGGACAGATTATCACCATCAG TATCACAGCAACTGCAGCCAGCATTGGTGCTGCTGGCATCCCTCAGGCAGGTCTGGTTACCATGGTGATTGTGCTGACCTCCGTCGGACTTCCCACTGATGACATCACTCTCATCATTGCAGTTGATTGGTTCCT GGATCGTCTGCGCACTACCACCAATGTCCTGGGCGACTCGATTGGCGCTGGCATTGTCGAGTTCCTGTCCCGGCACGAGCTCCGCAGCAGAGATGTGGAGATGGGAAACTCAGTGctggaggagaaggagagaaagaaaccTTACAAACTCATCTCCCAGGACAGCGACTTTGAGAATGACAAACGCGGCCACAGCGAATCCAACATGTAG
- the LOC134632236 gene encoding sterile alpha motif domain-containing protein 3-like: MYPTNSEYVQAVKTLVMKYPFLKDCEGNGYGPCVQGEDLLSIDAHLKVLQCQYQKMQPDTMVVHNRMQQTFAWRQKEIADGMPVEDVLKKYPFLGMPTGLCNELGWIQPTTGNVSQRFREGLSCVAAKVIDLTRGKTPLYQLYLDAREEALTDDLPDLDTRAALLFLPYVFKEKLDLFVILGEVHPKTPYPTVQLLHEDWKPVFSRSAPNIVKLDGSEVCRTSCIFEGIISSFCLYFVFNLAYPKHLKNTLIFLQKYIVKIDEGEDRPLPITVTRQINLLY; encoded by the exons AT GTATCCCACAAATTCTGAATATGTGCAAGCTGTGAAGACGCTGGTAATGAAGTATCCTTTCCTCAAGGATTGTGAGGGAAATGGTTAT GGACCATGCGTCCAAGGAGAGGATTTATTATCCATAGACGCCCACTTAAAGGTCTTACAGTGCCAATATCAGAAGATGCAACCAGATACCATGGTGGTTCATAACCGTATGCAGCAAACGTTTGCTTGGCGGCAAAAAGAAATTGCAGATGGTATGCCTGTGGAGGATGTGTTGAAGAAGTACCCCTTCTTAGGGATGCCTACTGGT CTGTGCAACGAACTCGGGTGGATCCAACCAACAACGGGTAATGTAAGCCAGCGATTTCGTGAAGGGCTCTCATGTGTTGCAGCAAAGGTGATTGACCTTACACGAGGGAAAACCCCACTCTACCAGCTCTACCTTGATGCAAGAGAGGAGGCTCTCACTGATGACCTACCag aTCTTGACACAAGGGCTGCACTTTTATTCCTGCCATACGTCTTCAAGGAGAAACTGGATCTCTTTGTCATACTTGGAGAG GTTCATCCTAAAACCCCCTATCCAACTGTTCAGCTACTTCATGAAGACTGGAAACCAGTGTTCTCCAGAAGCGCTCCAAACATTGTGAAGTTGGATGGCAGTGAAGTGTGCAGAACCTCGTGTATTTTTGAAGGAATCATCTCTTCTTTCTGCTTGTATTTTGTCTTCAACCTTGCTTACCCAAAACATCTGAAGAACACCCTGATTTTTCTCCAAAAGTACATTGTGAAAATAGATGAGGGTGAGGACCGGCCTCTGCCAATCACAGTCACCAGACAAATAAATCTTCTGTATTGA
- the LOC134632235 gene encoding sepiapterin reductase-like has translation MSSAESASLGRALCIITGASRGFGREVARELSRLVTPGSGLVLAARSGEDLHAVRAELAASEAGRAGLRVESVVADVGRTEGLEVIIRAAKDALIEQVDHVMLVNNAASLGDVSRFAVSFSDLAEVDSYLSLNVSSAWCLTARVLQAFPQRPGLRRTVVNISSLCAIKPFPSWALYCTGKAARDMMFQVLALEEPDVRVLSYSPGPLDTAMQVEARSRSADPGIRKLFSDQFAEGKLLSCEASCAKLMKLLLEDSYTSGAHVDVYDL, from the exons ATGTCTTCTGCGGAGTCTGCGAGTCTGGGCCGAGCGCTGTGCATCATCACCGGGGCCTCCAGGGGCTTCGGCCGGGAAGTGGCCCGGGAGCTGTCACGGCTGGTGACGCCGGGCTCCGGACTTGTGCTGGCGGCTCGCTCCGGTGAGGACCTCCATGCTGTGCGAGCAGAGCTGGCCGCCTCAGAGGCGGGCCGAGCCGGGCTCAGGGTGGAGAGCGTAGTGGCTGACGTGGGTCGGACGGAGGGGCTGGAAGTAATTATCAGAGCCGCGAAAGACGCGCTTATCGAGCAGGTGGATCACGTGATGCTGGTCAACAACGCAG CCTCTCTGGGTGACGTGTCACGCTTCGCTGTGAGTTTCAGCGACCTCGCCGAGGTGGACTCGTACCTGTCGCTGAACGTGAGCTCCGCCTGGTGCCTCACCGCCCGGGTGCTGCAGGCATTCCCGCAGCGCCCAGGTCTGAGGCGCACCGTGGTGAACATCAGCTCACTCTGCGCCATCAAGCCTTTCCCATCCTGGGCCCTCTACTGCACTGGGAAGGCTGCCCGGGACATGATGTTCCAGGTGCTGGCACTGGAGGAGCCGGACGTCCGGGTGCTCAGCTATTCACCAG GACCACTGGATACAGCCATGCAGGTGGAGGCTCGCTCCAGGTCAGCTGACCCCGGCATCAGGAAGTTGTTCAGTGACCAGTTCGCCGAAGGCAAGCTGCTGAGCTGTGAGGCGTCCTGCGCCAAGCTGATGAAGCTGCTTCTGGAGGACAGCTACACCTCCGGTGCTCACGTCGATGTCTACGACCTGTAG